From a single Mobula birostris isolate sMobBir1 chromosome 13, sMobBir1.hap1, whole genome shotgun sequence genomic region:
- the LOC140207548 gene encoding uncharacterized protein, translated as MAHQRVHTGERPFTCWDCGKGFTFSSKLKVHQRVHTGERPFTCSQCGKGFTQASHLLIHQAVHTAERDFTCSNCGKSFLHSSTLQRHRSVHTGQRPFTCSVCGKTFTQSSHLQSHQRVHTGEKPFTCSECGKGFTQSAHLQSHQRVHTGERPFTCSDCGKGFTRSSNLQMHQRVHTGERPFTCSDCGKGFHQSSTLQRHQQVHTGEKPFTCSDCGKGFTRSSSLLEHQSDHSGERPFTCSECGKGFTCSSKLKVHQRVHTGERPFTCHECGKGFTSSSHLKVHQRVHTGERPFTCRECGKGFYRSSNLVTHQQVHTGERPFTCCECGKAFTRSSHLLRHRSVHTG; from the coding sequence atggctcaccagcgagtgcACACCGGGGAGCGACCATTCACCTGctgggactgtgggaagggattcactttttcatctaaactgaaggtacatcaaagagttcacactggagagaggccgttcacctgctcacagtgcgggaagggattcactcaggcgtCTCACCTACTGATACATCAGGcagttcacactgcagagagggatttcacctgctcaaactgtgggaagAGTTTCCTTCActcttccaccctacagagacaccggtcagttcacactgggcagaggccgttcacctgctcagtctgtgggaagacattcactcagtcatcccacctacagagtcaccagcgagttcacactggggagaagccattcacctgctcagaatgtgggaagggattcactcagtcagcccacctacagagtcaccagcgagttcacactggggagagaccgttcacctgctcagactgtgggaagggattcactcggtcatccaacctacagatgcaccagcgagttcacactggggagagaccgttcacctgctcagactgtgggaaaggattccatcaatcatccaccctacagagacaccagcaagttcacactggggagaagccattcacctgctcagactgtggaaagggattcactcggtcatcctccCTATTGGAACACCAGTCAGATCactctggggagaggccattcacctgctcagaatgtgggaagggattcacttgctcatctaaactgaaggtacatcagcgagttcacactggggagaggccgttcacctgccatgaatgtgggaaaggattcacttcgtcatctcatctgaaggtacaccagcgagttcacactggggagaggccattcacctgccgtgaatgtgggaagggattctatCGATCATCCAATCTAGtgacacaccagcaagttcacactggggagaggccgttcacctgctgtgaatgtgggaaagcaTTCACACGATCATCACATCTactgagacaccggtcagttcacactgggtag